A genomic stretch from Hymenobacter psoromatis includes:
- a CDS encoding tryptophan synthase subunit alpha, whose product MNRLTQLFQHKTADVLNVYFTAGFPALNDTVSILQALQDAGADLVEIGMPYSDPVADGETIQRSNQQALDNGMTVATLFEQLQDIRQQGITVPILLMGYLNPVVQFGVEKFCQQCQAVGVDGVILPDLPLEVFEREYQPLFTKYGLKNVFLVTPQTSAARVRQLDGLADGFIYLVAAAGTTGAQTDMNADVDAYLSRTKGLGLRNPTLVGFGISDAASFAAASRHTTGAIIGSAFIRLLQSTPAEGRDAAIRAFVAGIRPAVVA is encoded by the coding sequence ATGAACCGCCTCACTCAACTATTCCAGCACAAAACCGCCGATGTGCTCAACGTCTATTTCACCGCCGGCTTTCCGGCTTTGAACGACACGGTGTCCATTCTGCAAGCCTTGCAAGACGCCGGGGCCGACCTCGTGGAAATCGGGATGCCCTACTCCGACCCGGTGGCTGACGGCGAAACCATTCAGCGCAGCAACCAGCAGGCCCTGGACAATGGCATGACCGTGGCCACGCTTTTCGAGCAGCTACAAGATATTCGCCAGCAAGGTATTACGGTGCCTATTCTACTCATGGGCTACCTCAATCCGGTGGTGCAGTTTGGGGTAGAGAAGTTTTGCCAGCAGTGCCAGGCCGTGGGCGTGGATGGCGTGATTCTGCCCGACCTACCCCTCGAAGTATTTGAGCGCGAGTACCAGCCGCTGTTCACCAAATACGGCCTGAAAAACGTGTTTCTGGTGACGCCGCAAACCAGTGCGGCCCGCGTGCGCCAGCTCGATGGCTTAGCCGATGGCTTCATTTACCTGGTGGCCGCCGCCGGCACCACCGGCGCACAAACCGACATGAACGCCGACGTGGACGCCTACCTCAGCCGCACCAAGGGGCTGGGCTTGCGCAACCCGACCCTGGTGGGCTTCGGCATCAGCGACGCGGCGAGCTTCGCGGCGGCCAGCCGGCACACCACCGGGGCCATTATCGGCAGCGCGTTTATTCGGCTTTTGCAAAGCACGCCGGCTGAGGGGCGCGATGCGGCTATTCGGGCGTTTGTGGCGGGCATCCGGCCCGCTGTGGTGGCGTAA
- a CDS encoding tryptophan synthase subunit beta (catalyzes the formation of L-tryptophan from L-serine and 1-(indol-3-yl)glycerol 3-phosphate) translates to MTTTAPSPYRVDTSGYYGPFGGAYVPEMLYPNVEELRDNYLRIIEDPEFQQEYKQLLRDFAGRPTPLFLAQRLSAEIGTTIYLKREDLCHTGAHKINNTIGQILVAQRLGKKRIVAETGAGQHGVATATVCALKGLECIVYMGAIDIERQKPNVDRMRMLGAKVVPATSGSQTLKDATNEAMRHWISNPTDTHYIIGSVVGPHPYPDMVAQFQSVISAETRSQLIQQTGRPNPDFVLACVGGGSNAAGAFYYYLDEPGVRLIAAEAAGQGVTTGHSAATTALGKPGILHGASTILMQTADGQVTEPYSISAGLDYPGIGPQHAQLFATGRAEFLSITDKAALDAAFQLSRLEGIIPALETAHALACLPLIGARKDDVVVVCLSGRGDKDLATYTKHLEEYS, encoded by the coding sequence ATGACCACTACTGCCCCTTCCCCCTACCGCGTTGATACCAGCGGCTATTATGGCCCGTTTGGCGGGGCCTACGTGCCCGAAATGCTTTATCCCAACGTGGAAGAGCTGCGCGATAACTATCTGCGTATCATCGAGGACCCCGAGTTTCAGCAGGAGTATAAGCAGCTGTTGCGCGACTTTGCGGGGCGCCCTACCCCCCTGTTTCTGGCCCAACGGCTCTCGGCTGAGATTGGGACGACCATTTACCTCAAGCGGGAGGATTTGTGTCACACCGGGGCGCATAAAATCAATAATACCATCGGCCAGATTCTGGTGGCTCAGCGCTTGGGCAAGAAGCGTATTGTGGCCGAAACCGGGGCCGGCCAGCACGGCGTGGCCACCGCCACCGTGTGCGCCCTTAAAGGCCTGGAGTGCATTGTGTACATGGGTGCCATCGATATTGAGCGCCAGAAGCCCAACGTGGACCGCATGCGCATGCTGGGGGCCAAGGTGGTACCCGCCACCAGCGGCAGCCAAACCCTGAAAGACGCCACCAACGAGGCCATGCGCCACTGGATTTCGAACCCCACCGACACGCACTACATCATCGGCTCGGTGGTGGGGCCGCATCCCTACCCCGACATGGTGGCGCAATTCCAGTCCGTCATCTCCGCCGAAACGAGGAGCCAGCTTATCCAGCAAACCGGCCGGCCAAATCCCGATTTCGTGCTGGCCTGCGTGGGCGGCGGCTCCAACGCGGCGGGCGCGTTTTACTATTACCTCGACGAGCCCGGCGTGCGTCTGATTGCCGCCGAAGCGGCCGGCCAGGGCGTGACTACCGGCCACTCGGCGGCCACTACGGCGCTGGGCAAGCCGGGTATCCTGCACGGAGCCAGCACGATACTGATGCAGACGGCGGATGGCCAGGTGACGGAACCGTACTCCATTTCGGCGGGGCTGGACTACCCTGGCATCGGGCCGCAGCACGCGCAGCTGTTTGCCACGGGTAGGGCGGAATTTTTGTCTATTACCGATAAGGCGGCGCTTGATGCGGCGTTCCAGCTAAGCCGGCTGGAGGGCATTATCCCGGCCCTGGAAACGGCGCACGCGCTGGCCTGCCTACCCCTCATCGGGGCCAGGAAGGACGACGTGGTAGTGGTCTGCCTCTCGGGGCGCGGCGATAAGGATTTGGCTACGTACACCAAGCATTTGGAGGAATATTCTTAA
- a CDS encoding N-(5'-phosphoribosyl)anthranilate isomerase — MKVKICGMREAANILAVADFHPDLLGFIFYDKSPRFVAENLSAEVLRGLPDSIGKVGVFVDAPLPELLATATRYGLDYAQLHGHETPAYCRAAHAQGLRIIKAFSVDEQFDFSTLAAYEPVCELFLFDTKGAQRGGNGQAFDWRILAHYHGPTPFLLSGGLGPANAAELLHFHHPRLAGYDFNSLLEVAPGLKDVEATGQLLARLHTQHADY, encoded by the coding sequence ATGAAAGTCAAAATCTGCGGTATGCGCGAGGCAGCCAATATTCTGGCCGTCGCCGATTTTCACCCTGATTTGCTGGGGTTTATTTTCTACGATAAATCACCACGGTTCGTGGCCGAAAACCTTTCGGCCGAGGTGCTGCGCGGCCTACCCGACTCTATTGGTAAGGTGGGGGTATTCGTGGATGCGCCGCTGCCCGAGCTACTGGCCACGGCCACCCGCTACGGCCTCGATTATGCGCAGCTGCACGGCCACGAAACGCCCGCCTACTGCCGCGCGGCGCACGCACAAGGCCTACGAATTATTAAGGCTTTCTCCGTGGATGAACAGTTTGATTTCAGCACTTTAGCGGCGTATGAGCCGGTATGCGAGCTGTTTTTATTTGACACCAAAGGCGCACAGCGGGGCGGCAATGGCCAGGCGTTTGACTGGCGAATTCTGGCTCATTACCACGGCCCTACCCCCTTCCTGCTGAGCGGCGGCCTGGGGCCGGCCAATGCCGCCGAGCTGCTGCATTTTCATCATCCCCGGCTGGCTGGCTATGATTTCAACAGCCTGTTGGAAGTGGCCCCCGGCCTGAAAGACGTGGAGGCCACCGGCCAGCTGCTGGCCCGCCTGCACACCCAGCACGCTGATTATTGA
- a CDS encoding indole-3-glycerol phosphate synthase, which produces MTILDKIIAEKRQEVARREAEIPIAALKALPPFTRPVLSARAALTASGSSGIIAEFKRRSPSKGVINGTAEAGATTAGYAAAGAAVLSVLTDEPFFGGTADDLRAARVACPTTAILRKDFIISEYQITEARALGADLILLIASCLTPAEVVQFSKLAHELGLEVLLEVHDEAEIRSHLVNSISLVGVNNRNLATFATDVETSARLAALIPNDFVKVAESGLQYAATIRSLREAGYQGFLIGETFMKTPDPAAALADLVAELSGPVSVS; this is translated from the coding sequence GTGACCATCCTCGATAAAATCATTGCTGAAAAGCGCCAGGAAGTAGCGCGCCGCGAGGCCGAAATACCCATAGCGGCCCTGAAAGCCCTACCCCCCTTCACGCGGCCAGTGCTCTCGGCGCGGGCAGCACTCACGGCATCCGGCTCGTCGGGCATCATTGCTGAGTTCAAGCGGCGCTCACCTTCCAAGGGCGTTATTAATGGCACGGCCGAGGCAGGCGCGACCACGGCCGGCTACGCGGCGGCGGGCGCGGCGGTGCTCTCGGTGCTCACGGACGAGCCGTTTTTTGGTGGCACTGCCGATGACCTGCGGGCGGCGCGGGTAGCCTGCCCGACTACGGCGATTCTGCGCAAAGACTTTATTATCAGCGAATACCAGATAACGGAGGCGCGGGCACTGGGGGCCGACCTTATCCTGCTCATTGCCAGCTGCCTCACGCCGGCTGAAGTAGTACAGTTTAGCAAGCTCGCCCACGAGCTAGGGCTGGAAGTACTACTGGAGGTGCACGACGAAGCCGAAATCCGCAGCCACTTGGTTAACAGCATTAGCCTGGTGGGCGTGAACAATCGCAATCTGGCCACGTTTGCGACCGATGTGGAAACGTCGGCGCGGCTGGCAGCGCTGATTCCCAATGACTTCGTAAAAGTGGCAGAGAGCGGCTTGCAATACGCGGCCACCATTCGGAGTTTGCGAGAGGCGGGCTACCAGGGCTTTCTCATCGGCGAAACGTTTATGAAAACGCCCGACCCGGCGGCGGCCCTGGCGGACCTGGTGGCCGAACTATCCGGGCCGGTTTCAGTTTCTTAA
- a CDS encoding anthranilate phosphoribosyltransferase, producing the protein MKDTLNHLFAYRTLPQDEAHRVVLGIAQGRYNPAQIAAFLTVYLMRSVTVEELAGFRNALLELCRPVDLGGYDAMDVCGTGGDGRNTFNISTLAAFVVAGAGQPVAKHGNHGVSSISGSSTVLEHLGVKFTADNDALKRQLDEANICFLHAPLFHPALKNVAPLRKELGVKTFFNMLGPLVNPARPRLQLVGVFSLELARLYAYLHQQEAGKEFLIVHSLDGYDEVSLTGPVKLIGRHSEELLSPSDLGLPQVTPEALFGGDTVAEAAHIFLNVLRNEAPEAHRYAVLANAALALRTAGRAANAAEGLAMAAESLDSGRARQAFEKLLELS; encoded by the coding sequence TTGAAAGACACGCTTAACCACCTCTTTGCCTACCGCACGCTGCCTCAGGACGAGGCGCACCGCGTGGTGCTGGGCATTGCGCAGGGTCGCTATAATCCGGCTCAGATTGCCGCTTTTCTCACCGTGTACCTCATGCGTAGCGTGACGGTGGAGGAGCTGGCCGGCTTCCGCAACGCGCTGCTGGAGCTGTGCCGGCCCGTGGACTTGGGCGGCTACGACGCGATGGACGTGTGCGGCACCGGCGGCGATGGGCGTAATACGTTCAATATCTCCACCTTAGCGGCCTTTGTGGTGGCGGGCGCGGGCCAGCCGGTAGCCAAGCACGGCAACCACGGTGTGTCATCTATCAGCGGTAGCAGCACCGTGCTGGAGCACCTGGGCGTGAAGTTTACGGCCGATAATGACGCGCTGAAGCGGCAGTTGGATGAGGCTAACATCTGCTTTTTGCACGCGCCGCTGTTTCACCCGGCCCTCAAGAACGTGGCCCCGCTGCGCAAAGAGTTGGGCGTGAAGACGTTTTTTAACATGCTGGGGCCGTTGGTGAATCCGGCTCGGCCGCGCTTGCAGCTGGTGGGCGTGTTCAGCCTGGAGCTGGCGCGTCTGTATGCCTACCTGCATCAGCAGGAGGCGGGTAAGGAATTTCTCATCGTGCACAGCCTGGATGGCTACGACGAGGTGTCGCTGACCGGGCCGGTGAAGCTTATTGGCCGGCACAGCGAGGAACTGCTGTCGCCCAGTGACTTGGGTTTGCCGCAGGTTACGCCGGAGGCGCTGTTTGGCGGCGACACGGTGGCGGAGGCAGCGCACATTTTTCTCAACGTATTACGTAACGAAGCGCCCGAAGCCCACCGCTACGCCGTGCTGGCCAATGCCGCACTGGCCCTGCGCACCGCCGGCCGCGCCGCCAACGCTGCCGAAGGCCTGGCAATGGCCGCCGAATCACTGGACAGCGGCCGCGCCCGGCAGGCTTTTGAGAAACTACTGGAGTTGAGCTAG
- a CDS encoding anthranilate synthase component II: MPILVLDNYDSFTYNLVYMLRELGQEVDVFRNDKISLDEVEKYSHILLSPGPGLPSEAGIMPELIKRYAPTKHILGVCLGHQAIGEAFGGQLANLGDVHHGVAHTLHQTPEAADNRLFNDVPDNVRVGRYHSWTLAPEGVPAELRITALDENGQVLALAHRDYDVLGVQFHPESVLTEHGKTMLANWVNS; this comes from the coding sequence ATGCCTATTCTAGTTCTCGACAACTACGATTCCTTCACTTATAATCTCGTGTATATGCTGCGCGAATTGGGGCAGGAAGTGGACGTGTTTCGCAACGATAAAATCAGCCTCGACGAGGTGGAAAAATATTCACACATTTTGCTCTCGCCTGGCCCCGGCTTGCCGAGCGAGGCCGGCATTATGCCCGAGCTGATAAAGCGCTACGCGCCGACCAAGCACATCCTGGGCGTATGTCTGGGCCACCAGGCCATCGGCGAGGCTTTTGGCGGCCAGCTGGCCAACCTCGGCGATGTGCACCACGGCGTGGCCCACACGCTGCACCAAACCCCCGAAGCCGCTGATAACCGGCTCTTTAACGATGTGCCGGATAACGTCCGCGTGGGCCGCTACCACTCCTGGACTTTGGCCCCCGAGGGCGTGCCGGCCGAGCTGCGCATCACGGCCCTCGATGAAAACGGCCAGGTGCTGGCCCTGGCTCACCGCGACTACGACGTGCTGGGCGTGCAGTTTCACCCCGAGTCGGTGCTCACGGAGCATGGCAAAACGATGCTGGCCAACTGGGTCAATAGTTAA
- a CDS encoding anthranilate synthase has product MPAATATSPATIVHSRHRRLLADTLTPVSLYLRLRDQFVGTLLLESSDYHGNSNSFSYLCFSPVARFELDKNQLTTQHPGQPAHTATLADPRQALAHLRAFRESFQPAAPSGLPFITNGLFGHMAYEAVRYFEDVELRDKPGASTVPAIVYQAFRYVIVINHFKDELYLFEHQYVAEGEEPAADTLDYIETIIQNRNFATHGFQLTGPETSNATDEQFLELIRLGQYHCQRGDVFQMVLSRRFQQGFQGDEFNVYRALRSLNPSPYLFFFDYGSYKLFGSSPESQIVISKGQAVLYPIAGTFRRTGDDAADAHLAQQLLDDPKETAEHVMLVDLARNDLSRRCDVVAVERFKEIQYYSHVIHLVSKVVGQLGPATEPLDVVGETFPAGTLSGAPKYRAIQLIDEYESTQRGFYGGCIGALDFGGDFNHAIMIRTFLSKDNTLYFQAGAGVVAKSVPASELQEVHNKLGALRAAMQQAEKV; this is encoded by the coding sequence ATGCCGGCCGCTACCGCTACTTCTCCCGCCACCATCGTCCACAGCCGCCACCGCCGCCTGCTGGCTGATACGCTCACGCCGGTGAGCTTGTATTTGCGGCTGCGCGACCAGTTTGTGGGCACGCTGCTGCTCGAAAGTTCTGACTATCATGGCAATAGTAACAGTTTTTCCTACCTCTGCTTCAGCCCCGTAGCGCGCTTTGAGCTGGATAAAAACCAACTGACCACCCAGCACCCCGGCCAGCCGGCCCATACCGCTACGCTGGCCGACCCGCGCCAGGCGCTGGCGCATTTGCGGGCATTTCGGGAGAGCTTCCAGCCAGCCGCGCCGTCGGGGTTGCCGTTCATTACCAACGGGTTATTCGGGCACATGGCGTATGAGGCCGTGCGGTATTTTGAGGATGTGGAGCTGCGCGACAAGCCGGGAGCTAGCACGGTGCCGGCCATCGTGTACCAGGCGTTTCGCTACGTTATTGTCATCAACCACTTCAAGGATGAACTGTATTTATTTGAGCATCAATACGTAGCCGAAGGCGAGGAGCCGGCCGCCGATACGCTCGACTACATCGAGACGATTATCCAGAACCGCAACTTCGCTACCCACGGCTTTCAGCTCACAGGCCCGGAAACGTCGAACGCCACCGATGAGCAATTTTTGGAGCTGATTCGCCTCGGCCAGTACCACTGCCAGCGCGGCGACGTGTTTCAGATGGTACTGTCGCGGCGCTTTCAGCAGGGTTTTCAGGGCGATGAGTTCAATGTGTATCGGGCCTTGCGCTCGCTCAATCCATCACCCTACCTGTTCTTTTTCGACTACGGCAGCTACAAGCTGTTCGGCTCCTCGCCTGAATCGCAGATAGTTATCAGCAAAGGCCAAGCGGTGCTTTATCCCATCGCGGGTACCTTCCGCCGCACCGGCGACGACGCGGCCGATGCCCACCTGGCCCAGCAGCTCCTCGACGACCCCAAGGAAACCGCCGAGCACGTGATGCTCGTGGACCTGGCCCGCAACGACCTCAGCCGCCGCTGCGACGTGGTAGCCGTGGAGCGTTTCAAGGAAATTCAGTATTACTCACACGTTATCCACCTGGTTTCCAAGGTGGTGGGTCAGCTTGGGCCGGCCACCGAGCCGCTCGACGTGGTGGGCGAAACCTTCCCGGCCGGCACGCTCTCGGGCGCGCCTAAGTACCGCGCCATCCAGCTCATTGACGAGTACGAAAGCACCCAGCGCGGCTTTTATGGCGGCTGCATCGGGGCGCTGGACTTTGGCGGCGACTTCAACCACGCCATTATGATTCGCACTTTTTTGAGTAAAGACAATACGCTGTACTTCCAGGCTGGCGCGGGGGTAGTAGCCAAATCAGTACCCGCCAGCGAGTTGCAGGAAGTACACAATAAGCTGGGGGCGCTGCGCGCCGCCATGCAGCAGGCGGAGAAGGTGTGA
- a CDS encoding GntR family transcriptional regulator, whose protein sequence is MRLGDFNDLEIVREVSIGFYLTSDDGDLLLPEKYRPVGAHVGDIIRVFVYRDSEDRLIATTLEPLAVVDSFAALTVRDVGAPGAFLDWGLEKDLLLPHANQRQDVRVGDRVLVYVYLDEATDRLVASAKWQRFLSPEPFVGAVGEAVQVLIAEETPLGYSVIVNGTHAGLLYSNEVFRPLRIGELLPGHLRLVRPDGKLDVRLGQAGYDEVESAAALVLAALKQRPDGRLPLGDKSLADDVYRRLGMSKKVFKKALGSLYKQGLVELGPEETRLASVD, encoded by the coding sequence ATGCGTCTCGGCGATTTTAACGACCTCGAAATAGTCCGCGAAGTCAGCATCGGCTTCTACCTGACCAGCGACGACGGCGACCTGCTGCTGCCCGAGAAATACCGCCCGGTGGGCGCGCACGTGGGCGATATCATTCGCGTATTCGTGTACCGCGATTCAGAGGACCGCCTCATTGCCACCACGTTAGAGCCGCTGGCGGTGGTCGATAGCTTTGCCGCGCTCACCGTGCGCGACGTGGGCGCGCCCGGTGCCTTCCTCGACTGGGGCCTTGAAAAAGACCTGCTCCTACCCCACGCCAACCAGCGCCAGGACGTGCGCGTGGGCGACCGCGTGCTGGTGTACGTGTACCTTGACGAGGCCACCGACCGCCTCGTGGCCTCGGCCAAGTGGCAGCGCTTTCTGAGCCCCGAGCCATTCGTGGGCGCGGTGGGCGAGGCCGTGCAGGTGCTCATTGCCGAAGAAACGCCGCTCGGCTACTCGGTCATTGTGAATGGCACGCACGCCGGCCTGCTTTATTCCAATGAAGTATTCCGGCCGCTGCGCATTGGCGAGCTGCTGCCCGGCCACCTGCGCCTGGTTCGGCCCGATGGCAAGCTCGACGTGCGCCTCGGCCAGGCCGGCTACGACGAGGTGGAAAGTGCCGCCGCCCTCGTGCTAGCCGCCCTCAAACAGCGCCCCGACGGCCGCCTACCCCTCGGCGACAAGAGCCTGGCCGACGACGTGTACCGCCGCCTCGGCATGAGCAAAAAAGTCTTCAAAAAAGCCCTTGGCTCACTCTACAAGCAAGGTTTGGTAGAGCTGGGACCGGAGGAAACCCGGCTGGCCAGCGTGGATTAG
- a CDS encoding radical SAM protein, whose amino-acid sequence MNERIQEKLSILADAAKYDVSCSSSGGKRKNEQKGLGNAEGMGICHSFTEDGRCVSLLKILLTNHCIFDCAYCVSRRSNDVKRAAFTVDEVVDLTINFYRRNYIEGLFLSSGIFSSPDYTMERLVRIVKKLRTEHNFNGYIHVKTIPGASPELIQEAGLYADRLSVNIELPSELALQNLAPEKNYAEILTPMAQIRDGIIQHKEEKALFKKVPQFATAGQSTQLIVGASDENDLQIIKLSDSLYQGYGLKRVYYSGYVPITDDARLPQVTQPPLVREHRLYQTDWLMRFYGFEADEILDPAHPYLDLEIDPKLAWALRNRHLFPVDVNVADRALLLRVPGVGARSVERIVQARRFASLTAENLGQFGVVMKRARHFLTARGLAPAALGELDSQQVRRQILFGGKATRSALVTQQLDLFAQVG is encoded by the coding sequence ATGAACGAGCGCATTCAGGAGAAGCTAAGCATCTTAGCCGACGCCGCCAAGTACGACGTGTCGTGCAGCAGCAGCGGCGGCAAGCGCAAAAACGAGCAAAAAGGCCTCGGCAACGCCGAGGGCATGGGCATCTGCCACAGCTTTACGGAGGATGGCCGCTGCGTGAGTCTGCTCAAGATTTTGCTCACCAACCACTGCATCTTCGACTGCGCCTACTGCGTGTCGCGCCGCTCGAACGACGTGAAGCGCGCCGCCTTCACCGTGGACGAAGTAGTAGATTTGACCATAAATTTCTATCGCCGCAATTACATCGAGGGTTTGTTCCTGAGCAGCGGCATTTTCAGCTCGCCCGACTACACGATGGAGCGCCTGGTGCGCATCGTAAAAAAGCTGCGCACCGAACACAACTTCAACGGCTACATCCACGTCAAAACCATCCCCGGTGCCTCGCCCGAGCTGATTCAGGAAGCCGGCCTCTACGCCGACCGCCTGAGCGTGAATATTGAATTGCCCTCGGAGCTGGCTTTGCAAAACCTGGCCCCGGAGAAAAACTACGCCGAGATTCTGACCCCGATGGCCCAGATTCGGGACGGCATTATTCAGCATAAAGAGGAGAAGGCGCTGTTCAAAAAGGTGCCGCAATTTGCCACCGCCGGCCAGAGCACGCAGCTCATTGTGGGCGCGAGCGATGAGAATGATTTACAGATAATCAAGCTCTCCGACTCGCTCTACCAGGGCTACGGCCTCAAGCGGGTGTACTACTCGGGCTACGTGCCCATTACGGACGATGCGCGCCTGCCGCAGGTGACCCAGCCGCCGCTCGTGCGCGAGCACCGCCTCTACCAAACCGACTGGCTGATGCGCTTTTACGGCTTCGAGGCCGACGAGATTCTGGACCCCGCGCACCCGTACCTCGACCTCGAAATTGACCCTAAGCTAGCCTGGGCGCTACGCAACCGCCACCTCTTTCCGGTGGATGTGAACGTGGCCGACCGCGCCCTGCTGCTGCGCGTGCCGGGGGTAGGGGCGCGCTCTGTCGAGCGCATCGTGCAGGCCCGGCGCTTCGCCTCGCTCACGGCCGAAAACCTGGGCCAGTTTGGCGTGGTGATGAAGCGGGCGCGGCACTTTCTCACGGCGCGAGGCCTGGCCCCGGCCGCGCTGGGCGAGCTGGATTCGCAGCAGGTGCGCCGTCAGATTCTGTTCGGCGGCAAGGCCACCCGCTCGGCCCTGGTCACGCAGCAATTGGACTTGTTCGCCCAGGTAGGGTAA
- a CDS encoding DNA metabolism protein has product MAPRPPAPELHNPPADYTYDGSFEGLLTVLFRVYERKSAPNSIQPEGAAQGGLFAQAVAIDTDETLAARTWDGLSRFMPEAARARLYHVFLSEDPERELLIFRYADMALRAGRDISENYADATVRRMQRLAQQLFREKHRMEAFVRFEKAQDELFHATIEPDFDVLPLIASHFTKRYADQRWLIFDKKRRYGLYYDLRQTTIVEFETGRPTPRRGEVSATVLDEREPLFKILWQAYFDHVNIPERKNLKLHQRQMPRRYWKYLSEKQPRERRFEPIKNKRPPAQ; this is encoded by the coding sequence GTGGCCCCGCGCCCGCCCGCGCCCGAGCTGCATAATCCGCCCGCCGACTACACCTACGACGGCTCGTTTGAAGGTCTGCTCACGGTGCTGTTTCGGGTGTACGAGCGGAAGTCGGCCCCTAACAGCATCCAGCCCGAAGGCGCGGCGCAGGGCGGCTTGTTTGCCCAGGCCGTGGCCATCGACACCGACGAAACGCTGGCCGCCCGCACCTGGGATGGCCTGTCGCGCTTCATGCCCGAGGCGGCGCGCGCCCGGCTCTACCACGTTTTTTTGAGCGAAGACCCCGAGCGCGAGTTGCTCATTTTCCGCTACGCGGATATGGCCCTGCGGGCGGGCCGCGACATCTCCGAAAACTACGCCGACGCCACCGTGCGCCGGATGCAGCGCCTGGCCCAGCAGCTCTTCCGCGAAAAGCACCGCATGGAAGCCTTCGTGCGCTTTGAGAAGGCCCAGGATGAGCTATTTCACGCCACCATTGAGCCCGATTTTGACGTGTTGCCGCTCATTGCCAGCCATTTCACCAAGCGCTACGCCGACCAGCGCTGGCTGATTTTTGACAAGAAGCGCCGCTACGGCTTGTATTACGATTTGCGCCAAACCACCATCGTGGAGTTCGAAACCGGCCGCCCTACCCCCCGCCGCGGCGAGGTATCGGCCACGGTGCTCGACGAGCGTGAGCCGCTGTTCAAAATCCTCTGGCAGGCATATTTCGACCACGTAAACATTCCCGAGCGCAAAAATCTCAAGCTGCACCAGCGCCAGATGCCGCGCCGCTACTGGAAATACCTGAGCGAAAAACAGCCCCGCGAGCGCCGCTTTGAACCCATCAAGAACAAGCGCCCGCCCGCGCAGTAG